The proteins below are encoded in one region of Betaproteobacteria bacterium:
- the rfaE1 gene encoding D-glycero-beta-D-manno-heptose-7-phosphate kinase: MSTGMLEKISEVRLLVVGDVMLDRYWFGEVSRISPEAPVPVVKVQRMEERLGGAANVARNASSLGAVSALLSVVGDDEAGRTLGRLLEEGQIDANLHVDREIDTTVKLRVIGRQQQLLRIDFETTPSHEILQAKLADFESRVSQADVIVLSDYGKGGLTHIAEMIRIARAQDKPVLVDPKGDEWGKYAGATVITPNRSELKEVIGRWSSDEELAVKARKLRGDLGLEALLVTRSEEGMTLFADEIHHQAAQAREVFDVSGAGDTVIATLAVMIAAGADWAEAIRVANIAAGIVVGKLGTAVVSRDELAAAL; the protein is encoded by the coding sequence ATGAGCACTGGCATGCTGGAGAAGATTTCGGAGGTTCGCCTCCTGGTGGTCGGCGATGTGATGCTTGACCGCTACTGGTTTGGCGAAGTCAGCAGGATTTCGCCGGAAGCACCGGTGCCGGTGGTCAAGGTTCAGCGCATGGAAGAGCGCCTTGGCGGCGCTGCCAACGTTGCTCGTAACGCATCGTCACTGGGCGCAGTTTCTGCCTTGTTGTCGGTGGTCGGTGATGATGAAGCTGGCCGTACCTTGGGACGCTTGCTGGAAGAAGGACAAATTGATGCCAATTTGCACGTTGACCGCGAGATTGATACCACAGTCAAACTTCGCGTCATCGGCCGTCAGCAGCAGTTGCTGCGGATCGATTTCGAGACCACGCCATCGCACGAAATCCTTCAGGCCAAGCTGGCGGATTTCGAGAGCCGTGTTTCCCAGGCCGATGTCATTGTTCTTTCAGACTATGGCAAGGGGGGGCTGACGCACATTGCCGAGATGATTCGTATCGCCCGTGCCCAGGACAAGCCCGTTCTGGTTGATCCCAAGGGCGATGAGTGGGGGAAGTATGCCGGCGCGACGGTAATCACGCCGAACCGCTCCGAATTGAAGGAAGTGATCGGCCGCTGGTCGTCCGATGAGGAACTTGCCGTGAAGGCCCGGAAGCTGCGTGGCGACCTCGGACTTGAAGCCTTGCTGGTGACCCGTAGTGAAGAGGGGATGACCCTGTTTGCTGATGAAATTCATCATCAGGCAGCGCAGGCACGGGAGGTTTTTGACGTTTCGGGAGCGGGGGATACCGTCATTGCCACGCTGGCAGTCATGATCGCCGCCGGCGCCGATTGGGCGGAAGCCATTCGGGTCGCCAATATTGCT
- a CDS encoding UDP-glucose/GDP-mannose dehydrogenase family protein, with the protein MKITVVGTGYVGLVSGTCLAEVGNDVLCLDVDPEKIRILEEGGIPIFEPGLQEMVRRNVAAGRLHFTTDIEKAVQHGTVQFIAVGTPPDEDGSADLQYVLGAARNIGRLMTDYKVVVDKSTVPVGTGAKVQAAIADELAKRGVNIPFSVVSNPEFLKEGAAVEDFMRPDRIVVGADDERAIHLMRALYAPFQRNHERLIITDVKSAELTKYAANAMLATRISFMNELANLAEVLGADIEMVRQGIGSDPRIGYHFLYPGCGYGGSCFPKDVKALIKTAQDDADITLKVLTAVEEANDAQKHVLTRKMKSRFGDLKGKHFALWGLAFKPNTDDMREAASRELIADLFAAGATITAYDPVAMHEAQRVFGDEPRLQYAENPMGALDQADALVIVTEWKEFRSPDFDAIKATLKNPVIFDGRNLYDPKFVRDAGIEYFAIGR; encoded by the coding sequence ATGAAAATAACCGTTGTTGGTACCGGCTATGTTGGCTTGGTCAGTGGAACCTGTCTGGCTGAAGTGGGTAATGATGTTCTCTGCCTGGATGTTGATCCGGAAAAAATCCGCATTCTCGAAGAGGGCGGGATTCCGATCTTCGAACCCGGTTTGCAAGAGATGGTGCGCCGCAATGTAGCGGCTGGTCGCCTGCATTTCACCACGGACATCGAGAAGGCCGTGCAACATGGCACCGTCCAGTTCATTGCCGTCGGTACACCGCCGGACGAAGATGGCTCGGCCGACCTGCAATATGTGCTTGGCGCCGCACGCAATATCGGTCGTCTGATGACAGACTACAAGGTGGTGGTCGACAAGAGCACCGTTCCGGTGGGAACTGGAGCCAAAGTACAGGCAGCCATAGCTGACGAACTCGCCAAGCGGGGTGTCAACATACCGTTCAGTGTGGTTTCCAATCCGGAGTTTCTCAAGGAAGGTGCTGCCGTCGAGGACTTCATGCGCCCTGACCGTATTGTGGTCGGAGCTGATGATGAACGGGCTATCCACTTGATGCGTGCGCTCTACGCACCTTTCCAGCGCAACCACGAGCGTCTGATCATCACCGACGTCAAGAGCGCCGAGCTGACCAAATACGCTGCCAATGCCATGCTGGCAACGCGCATCAGCTTCATGAACGAGCTGGCCAATCTGGCTGAGGTGCTCGGTGCCGACATTGAAATGGTTCGTCAGGGCATCGGCTCCGATCCCCGCATCGGATATCACTTCCTGTACCCTGGTTGTGGCTATGGCGGCTCCTGTTTTCCCAAGGATGTCAAAGCGCTGATCAAGACCGCTCAGGACGATGCCGACATCACGCTCAAGGTGCTGACTGCCGTCGAAGAAGCGAACGATGCGCAGAAACATGTGCTGACTCGCAAGATGAAATCCCGTTTTGGCGATCTAAAAGGCAAGCACTTCGCCCTGTGGGGGCTGGCCTTCAAGCCCAATACCGACGACATGCGCGAAGCAGCGAGCCGGGAATTGATCGCTGACTTGTTTGCTGCGGGTGCGACCATCACCGCTTACGACCCCGTTGCCATGCATGAAGCGCAGCGTGTTTTCGGTGATGAACCGCGCCTGCAGTACGCAGAGAACCCGATGGGCGCCCTTGATCAAGCGGATGCGTTGGTCATCGTGACCGAATGGAAAGAGTTCCGCAGTCCGGACTTCGATGCCATCAAGGCAACGCTGAAGAATCCGGTGATCTTCGATGGCCGCAATCTTTACGACCCCAAGTTCGTGCGTGATGCCGGGATCGAATACTTCGCTATCGGGCGCTGA
- the lapB gene encoding lipopolysaccharide assembly protein LapB: MSELFEYWQLLLIPVFFVLGWTAARIDMQQVVHESRALPRSYFQGLNFLLNEQPDKAIDSFLEVAKVDSQTVELHFALGNLFRRRGETERAIRMHQNLIDLPDLEEQVRLQALSELGQDYLKAGLLDRAEEIFNKLLGTIFEEEAKRNLLEIYQVEKEWLKAIEIARELPDVASRREIAEYYCELAANEIMRSRPESAREYLEVATKENRKCVRASLLQGDLLLQEGRLASAIEAWQRIEQQDPAYLALVAQRLLEAYRRLERPAEGIALLSGYLERYPSLDLLEVVYQLVLESEGIESAYRLVRAELQRNPTLLGLEKLMSARLPLVAPEVRPDVELAKTIIQGYTKRLSRYRCNNCGFKARQFYWRCPACGGWETYPPRRSEEFDQSL, encoded by the coding sequence CGCTCCTATTTTCAGGGCTTGAACTTTCTTCTGAATGAGCAACCTGATAAGGCTATTGACTCGTTTCTCGAAGTTGCTAAGGTTGACTCCCAGACTGTTGAATTGCATTTTGCGCTTGGCAATCTGTTCCGTCGGCGAGGTGAAACCGAGCGTGCTATTCGAATGCACCAGAATCTGATCGATTTGCCGGACCTGGAGGAGCAAGTCCGATTACAGGCTTTGTCGGAACTTGGACAGGATTACCTGAAGGCTGGCTTGCTCGACAGGGCTGAAGAGATATTCAACAAGCTGTTGGGAACTATTTTCGAAGAAGAGGCCAAGCGCAATCTGCTCGAGATCTATCAGGTTGAGAAGGAGTGGCTCAAGGCAATCGAGATTGCTCGTGAATTACCCGATGTGGCATCGCGCCGCGAGATTGCGGAGTATTACTGTGAATTGGCAGCCAATGAAATCATGCGTTCTCGTCCGGAGTCGGCGCGTGAATATCTGGAGGTCGCCACCAAGGAAAATCGTAAATGCGTTCGTGCCAGTCTTTTGCAAGGAGATTTGTTGTTGCAGGAGGGCCGCTTGGCTAGTGCCATTGAAGCATGGCAACGAATTGAGCAACAGGATCCTGCCTACTTGGCTTTGGTGGCTCAGCGCTTGCTGGAAGCGTATCGACGACTTGAGCGACCGGCGGAAGGTATCGCTCTTTTAAGTGGATATCTGGAACGTTATCCGTCACTGGATTTGCTGGAAGTGGTTTATCAACTTGTACTCGAAAGCGAAGGCATCGAGTCTGCTTATCGTCTTGTTCGAGCGGAGTTGCAACGGAATCCCACTTTGCTCGGCCTTGAGAAATTGATGAGTGCGCGTTTGCCGCTGGTGGCGCCAGAGGTAAGGCCGGATGTCGAATTGGCCAAAACCATCATTCAGGGCTATACCAAGCGCCTGTCACGATATCGATGTAATAATTGCGGCTTTAAGGCGCGCCAGTTTTACTGGCGCTGCCCGGCTTGTGGGGGCTGGGAAACCTATCCACCACGCCGCAGTGAAGAATTCGATCAATCCTTGTAG